From Rutidosis leptorrhynchoides isolate AG116_Rl617_1_P2 chromosome 3, CSIRO_AGI_Rlap_v1, whole genome shotgun sequence, a single genomic window includes:
- the LOC139902870 gene encoding probable serine/threonine-protein kinase At1g09600, with protein MINCNDSCCIPVHALRFELFTTKPLPCHPSRLPKYPPSKEYDTKMRDDEIRRNKASSGKTRRMEPLKNGTKRSRAQPDPNANAELHTFIKIQIEKQNTKSSSEKFNHEGGGSFNGRLKQVDKSDDPPTRHDSSRHHKHHGAQLSKFSTSLAWHGSLRLDHSNGTSSHWPEDRSNGKYHQLNDAESSQNHTLDDDPNCSYKKHEHAPSKSGYAPKKNRINYSGPLVVPGGNMDEMLKEHERQIQYAVRKARLDKTKTEKDYTDNGQRESLLQYGSKYRWIKQSAVKK; from the exons ATGATCAATTGCAACGACTCTTGCTGTATCCCAGTGCATGCTCTTCGCTTTGAG TTATTCACAACAAAGCCTCTTCCTTGCCATCCTTCAAGATTGCCCAAGTACCCACCAAGTAAGGAGTATGATACTAAAATGAGGGATGATGAAATAAGAAG GAATAAAGCAAGTAGCGGGAAAACACGTAGAATGGAACCGTTGAAAAATGGTACAAAACGATCCAGAGCTCAGCCAGACCCTAATGCTAATGCAGAATTGCATACCTTTATAAAG ATACAAATAGAGAAACAAAACACTAAAAGTAGTAGTGAGAAATTCAATCATGAAGGAGGTGGTAGTTTTAATGGGCGGTTAAAACAAGTAGACAAATCAGATGATCCTCCAACGAGGCACGATTCATCCCGACATCATAAACATCATGGAGCTCAGTTGTCCAAGTTTTCAACTTCGTTAGCTTGGCATGGTAGTTTACGGTTAGACCATAGCAACGGTACAAGTTCACATTGGCCTGAAGATCGTTCAAATGGAAAGTATCACCAACTAAATGATGCCGAATCATCTCAAAATCATACGTTGGATGACGACCCAAATTGTTCTTACAAAAAGCATGAGCATGCACCCTCAAAG AGTGGTTATGCTCCAAAGAAAAACCGGATCAACTATTCTGGACCATTAGTTGTGCCAGGTGGCAATATGGACGAAATGCTTAAAGAGCATGAAAGACAGATTCAGTATGCTGTACGTAAAGCTCGTCTTGACAAAACGAAGACCGAAAAGGACTACACTGATAATGGTCAAAGGGAATCGTTACTACAGTATGGGAGTAAATATAG ATGGATAAAACAATCAGCAGTTAAAAAGTAA